TCATTAATCATCGTCCTCATCGTCATAATCACATTCTTCTAACTCTATATGAGTAGGGTTACGATTATCATCAAAGTATATTTCTACACATATTTCAGATGCTAAAGTAGAGGCTAAAGTTTCAGCTATATCCTTTGGAAAATTACTATCAAGACTAGAATTTGATGAATATTTGTACTCAGTAATTTCATCTTCATGATAGAAATCTATCTCAATATTGCCATTTACATATTTTCTGACTCCAACAACCTGACCAAATATGCTGTAAGCCAAATCTAACTTCCTTGTTTTGAAACATCGCTTGTGAGAGTTTCAGCTAATTGTTCATAGTATTCTCTAGTTTTTCCAGTTTCTTTTAATTTTGATTCTTCAATTTCATTGAGTTCCATATCGACCTTTTTTGAAACATATTGTAAGCGTGCTTCAGCCATCATGAATAATTTATTATTTTCTTTCCATAAATGTTCTGTTATGTGTTCTACATATTGTTGCATATCAGTAATCAATTTTGTAGAATCTCCTGTTAAAATATAATTTTTGGCAGAGACTTCCATTTCTTTTCCAATTTCTCTAGAACGTTCGTGATCTATTAACATCATTGCTATAGGGCCCATGTGACGTGGCATTCCCGCTTGTTCTAATGCAGGAAATAAAGAATTCTCTTCCTTACTATGATGACAAACATCTGTAAAATTTTTAGAGAAATCGATAACAGGTAGCAATATAGATTCAGGAATTTGTTTACCATCATTTAGAAGTTGAATTGTTGATTCCATTGCTTTGATAACTTTTTCAATTAGCTCATGATCTCGTCTTAGTGATGTAGTTGACACAACTATTACAAATAAAATCCAATATCTATATCTTATTCAGATTTTAAATAATTAAAAGATAGGAAATTAGTTAACGAATAATTCGTTAACAATTTTGTGTCTTTAACGATTAGAGAGGCTTTTTGCTTTAACAAATGCCCAAATCTTTTTTGTCATTTCACTTGGTGCAATAGGTTTG
Above is a genomic segment from Nitrosarchaeum sp. containing:
- a CDS encoding hemerythrin domain-containing protein, encoding MSTTSLRRDHELIEKVIKAMESTIQLLNDGKQIPESILLPVIDFSKNFTDVCHHSKEENSLFPALEQAGMPRHMGPIAMMLIDHERSREIGKEMEVSAKNYILTGDSTKLITDMQQYVEHITEHLWKENNKLFMMAEARLQYVSKKVDMELNEIEESKLKETGKTREYYEQLAETLTSDVSKQGS